From Argopecten irradians isolate NY chromosome 3, Ai_NY, whole genome shotgun sequence:
tatatactATCATCCTCATAGGgagatattgtttatatattagcATCCCCATATGgagatattgtttatatattagcATCCTCATATGgagatattgtttatatattagcATCCTCATATGgagatattgtttatatattagcATCCTCATATGgagatattgtttatatattagcATCCTCATATGgagatattgtttatatactATCATCCTCATAGGGAGATATTGattatatacaaaaaatcatCCTCATATGgagatttacaaaaaatcatCCTCATATGGagatttctttatattttcagaTGGCCTTTGTTACATACCTATTTTTCATATCAAAGATGGTCGAACTCACTGACACGGTATGTTGGTGTTcgttaacatttatttatatcattatttatgttTATCTCATTGATGTCATATGAAGTTCGGGCGACATGAAAGGGGATCGATATTAGATAAAGTACATCATAACAAGTACAAGCAATTCCTGAACCCTACCATAACCACTGCCTAGTCTACCGAGTCTGTCATAGAATGATGAACAAATGTAGAAGGTAAAATATGTCCACACTTAGGTGGTAAAATCTCCTTTTCTGGATATGTTCAATCGAAACACACTAGAAACGTATATCTTTCCTTTTTTCAGATCATTTTCATAATGAAAAAGAAGTTTCATCAATTGACATTTCTTCACCTGTTTCATCACGGATTCCTACCATTTAACTGGTGGTTTGGTATAAAGTTtataccaggtatgtaaatCTAACGTTCAGGGCCTTcataaatgtaatgtaatgcCCATTTCTGTGACGTGGTACTTTATCAGTATTGTATTTCTGTGACGTGGTACTTTATCAGTATTGTATTTCTGTGACGTGGTACTTTATCAGTATTGTATTTCTGTGACGTGGTACTTTATCAGTATTGTATTTCTGTGACGTGGTACTTTATCAGTATTGTATTTCTGTGACGTGGTACTTAATCAGTATTGTATTTCTGTGAGGTGGTACTTTAACCGCATTGTATTTCCAGGTGGTTGGGGAACGTTCCACGCCTTCATCAACACGATGGTACATAGTGTGATGTATATGTACTATTTCCTATCCGCCGGAGGACCAGCAATTCAGAAATATCTATGGTGGAAAAAGTATATCACTACAATACAGATCGTAAGTAACTATCATAAAATTGGATGCACTATCTTTCACCATTCCCAAGTTTATCTCGTAAATTGATATTGTCTTGCAAAAGACCTTCACCTCAATCCGTTCTTTTTTGTTTCAGGCGCAGTTTATCCTCGTTATTGGGCACACCCTATCAACGTTCCTGTTTGTAAAAAACTGTGATTATCCACAACTTGCCGTGAAATTGGTGCTTTTCTACAACTTTTGTTTCctttttctgtttttgaatttttatataaagacaTACAAATCAAAACCACAAAAGGAAGTGGCATACACTAATGGAGTCGGACAAAATGGTCATGTATCTAATGGCGGTGTTAAAAATGGAACTACTCCAAAGTTAGACTAATGATATTATACCGAGTGACAGCttaaattaatacaaatgataGAAGACTTTTTGAATAATTAGGTAGAGTACATTGTGGTTTGGACGGAGGACATGTTTTGTGGCAAATGACTTAAATAAAATTGATCTGGAGCAGAAAGAGGTCGGTGACACAAAGTTATTAGGCTAGCGCGTTCAATATCCCAGGTAGGAATCTGGAGCAGAAAAAGGTCGGTGACACAAAGTTAGTAGGCTAGCGCGTTAAATATACCAGGTAGGAATCTGGAGCAGGTGTTTCCTAGGATCCAAACTCTTTGT
This genomic window contains:
- the LOC138319324 gene encoding very long chain fatty acid elongase 1-like isoform X1, producing the protein MEFVRSTTDRYHEFLEAGDSRVKGLPLMSSPVPSAIILIVYYIIAYYGRTIMANRRPFQMKYFVLTYNFGMVLFSMYMAKEFAMAGWLTGYQLGCQPIDYTKKGDRMAFVTYLFFISKMVELTDTIIFIMKKKFHQLTFLHLFHHGFLPFNWWFGIKFIPGGWGTFHAFINTMVHSVMYMYYFLSAGGPAIQKYLWWKKYITTIQIAQFILVIGHTLSTFLFVKNCDYPQLAVKLVLFYNFCFLFLFLNFYIKTYKSKPQKEVAYTNGVGQNGHVSNGGVKNGTTPKLD
- the LOC138319324 gene encoding very long chain fatty acid elongase 7-like isoform X2, translated to MSSPVPSAIILIVYYIIAYYGRTIMANRRPFQMKYFVLTYNFGMVLFSMYMAKEFAMAGWLTGYQLGCQPIDYTKKGDRMAFVTYLFFISKMVELTDTIIFIMKKKFHQLTFLHLFHHGFLPFNWWFGIKFIPGGWGTFHAFINTMVHSVMYMYYFLSAGGPAIQKYLWWKKYITTIQIAQFILVIGHTLSTFLFVKNCDYPQLAVKLVLFYNFCFLFLFLNFYIKTYKSKPQKEVAYTNGVGQNGHVSNGGVKNGTTPKLD